The following are encoded together in the Bombus pyrosoma isolate SC7728 linkage group LG17, ASM1482585v1, whole genome shotgun sequence genome:
- the LOC122576971 gene encoding cilia- and flagella-associated protein 44 isoform X1, whose amino-acid sequence MADGGKFESANGEDLGQNIELNWETEYESVEQKEENFNINQEEEKEEYSLIARKPDDGTIPENILEFFHSYGYNCRKYFNLCVVDTNTIAFAAGNLIQFFNVKENKMWFKIGSVGTGIGHISKNPIFEHIAVGANGENPLINIFNWPIMKSIIVLKGGTTKRYFHLSYSPDGLLLASQGGEPDYYISLWNWKESNIILQCKSYVQDVYNVTFSKYIPGQLTSSGIGHIKFWKMSKTFTGLKLKGEIGKFGNTEISDIIAIHPMPNETIVSGCEWGNILLWDESLIKLEARRKSKEPAHVGYISQFELLSGEIISVGSDGWIRFWFYETIDHADLSDDEQFLEIQPIYEFQIAEGIENAMLMSIQKQEPDNPEKTMWYAQDGNGGLWLLDLCTSKKEHVQQKLFTCHAGPIVDMDTADWGPFVATLDKNGNLHIYNYIEKKLNLIYKFYDTSSQVIWLPCKIEKTGSTLVCAFENGIIRMITVTIQTTNTGNVKMDNTKLIQVLKPHSMPITVMSLNTSCSLLVTGSDDATIFLFNIHTTNNYPTIAPIGYVKLPSPATCMTWNPQEEATLLIGCLRGDCMEVKLPMIPQSYTTTSYELVKCRPASFKFESVKSAIERQTIKEKYEAEKEERLKERRKEMERLIAENPHIIIDEDTFLTELDDKEMILPEIYIPEIPNKVLIAQYGIDGNIWLFMAGFDAGYVYEYPRPLSLKLKHNKPIRSRIIEHAINTEMHNFLFQENKKYLYLGTQYGQLYVVKIKDKDPLDFSDCWILQTHDHYNGHISNILFGYNKEILLTCGQDGNIFSFKINDDTPYEEYEVPKLEYSLFIPESVEDIEDADYPNLEEVITKIEQDRIFSVAEKKKKNVLEIIHDLTEEYVKIITRNKHLLHSQRISQFELDPRIVEDLEHQLNTHKALTERKLQFEVEKRKLELQKLMDHFVTSITYLPFAVHGILDESRAVYSLRELHLDTDSILKCMKLLTDKDEQQKAEMELQLKLDNNLFWEKTTLIMQEQVKEDRQKSEEQEIQYLEGLLAEDFSDLSSGLGLQINRMLLKYKEKKARLIERQKEWQKLHAKKPNLVKSRLEDAVFLEKAKQSIGEYNLKMNVDFSLMKKKETAAIKYKQLIDCRDKLHHLRENFNAKLKTIALKKEKMQKEVIKLTEVLKKIHTEIPLKNIKPLPHPPKLYFDIEFPEHNLELQKYVSMSEKVQQVKRQRQSLIIDQLIDHSDLEYEVLYCDDKAIFHKGQESLYILISASQMKIKDHSSVAGDLIRNLNINDSVQTTWEREMKRSRMWRKIYEQDCILRYISAEYKQLEKDLDELEEYRLDVIYQSTYINLNLLTLYEEFMILRESETMEHALEEKVIDKSNERVTMMLKMQATNINIAAREEEIKKLHIKIKDTATDFTKAIADNKFQNFLQKIFKRKYTALKKQNGSLDSITQSSETSSEETDETIDSEAEYIPFDESICPAGCDTLLYDMAFSMREKRYTYELQIREEQREIELLQKELDTDIKHLRIIESTLKYNEEELQNFVLDKQKKLNEINVTVILKLHQLQHILDSGCTASIQNCIVFNKKELANLYARVGELQDETYNLEETRKYTKKYNSF is encoded by the exons atggcCGACGGTGGCAAATTTGAATCCGCAAATGGTGAAGATCTAGGACAAAACATAGAATTAAATTGGGAAACTGAGTATGAAAGCGTTgagcaaaaagaagaaaattttaacataaatcaagaggaggaaaaagaggaatattCACTTATAGCTCGAAAACCCGATGATGGAACTATacctgaaaatattttagaattttt TCATTCTTATGGATATAACTGtcgaaagtatttcaatcTTTGTGTAGTCGATACAAATACTATTGCTTTCGCTGCTGGCAATTTAATTCAGTTTTtcaatgtaaaagaaaataaaatgtggtTTAAAATAGGTTCTGTGGGTACTGGCATTGGGCACATATcg aaaaatccTATTTTTGAACACATTGCTGTTGGGGCAAATGGAGAAAACcctctaataaatatttttaactggCCAATTATGAAAtctataattgttttaaaaggTGGAACAACTAaacgttattttcatttatcataCAG tCCAGATGGATTATTATTGGCATCGCAAGGTGGTGAAcctgattattatatttctctttggAATTGGAAAGAATCAAACATTATTTTGCAATGTAAATCTTATGTTCAAGATGTATATAATGTCACTTTCTCTAAATATATTCCTGGCCAGTTAACGTCTAGTGGAATAGgacatattaaattttggaaaatgtcTAAAACTTTTACTGGATTAAAACTTAAAGGTGAAATTGGTAAATTTGGGAATACAGAAATCTCTGATATTATAGCAATTCATCCCATGCCAAATGAGACT attGTCTCTGGTTGTGAGTGGGGTAACATACTCTTATGGGATGAAAGTTTAATCAAATTGGAAGCACGTAGAAAAAGTAAAGAGCCAGCACATGTTGGCTATATCTCACAATTTGAGTTGCTTAGTGGAGAAATTATATCAGTTG GATCTGATGGATGGATACGATTTTGGTTCTATGAGACCATAGACCATGCTGATCTTTCTGATGATGAacaatttcttgaaattcaaCCAATTTACGAATTTCAAATTGCAGAGGGAATAGAAAATGCAATGCTTATGAGTATCCAAAAGCAGGAGCCAGATAATCCTGAAAAAACCATGTGGTATGCTCAG gatGGAAATGGGGGACTGTGGCTACTTGACCTTTGCACTAGTAAAAAAGAACATGTTCAACAAAAACTTTTTACATGTCATGCTGGTCCTATTGTCGATATGGATACAGCAGATTGGGGACCCTTTGTAGCAACGCttgataaaaatggaaatttgcatatttataactacatagaaaaaaaattaaatctgatttataaattttatgacaCTAGTAGTCAAGTAATTTGGCTTCCATGTAag ATTGAAAAAACAGGTTCAACACTCGTATGTGCTTTTGAAAATGGTATTATTAGGATGATCACAGTAACAATACAAACAACGAATACCggaaatgtaaaaatggaTAATACAAAACTAATTCAAGTTTTAAAACCACATTCGATGCCAATTACTGTAATGTCTTTAAATACATCTTGTAG ctTATTAGTAACGGGTAGCGATGATGccactatttttctatttaatattcatactaCCAATAATTATCCTACAATTGCACCTATTGGCTATGTGAAACTTCCATCACCTGCTACTTGCATGACATGGAATCCTCAAGAA GAAGCAACTCTATTAATTGGATGCTTACGAGGAGATTGTATGGAAGTAAAATTGCCTATGATACCTCAGTCATACACAACAACTTCTTATGAATTAGTTAAATGTAGACCTGcatcatttaaatttgaatcaGTAAAGTCTGCGATAGAAAGACaaactataaaagaaaaatatgaagcagagaaagaagaaagactcaaagaaagaagaaaagaaatggaacgatTAATTGCTGAAAATCCTCACATTATAATTGATGAAGATACATTTCTTA cGGAGCTTGATGATAAAGAAATGATTCTCCcagaaatttatattccagaaattccaaataaagttttaatagCACAATATGGCATTGATGGTAACATATGGTTATTTATGGCTGGGTTTGATGCAGGATATGTTTACGAATATCCACGTCCATTATctctaaaattaaaacataataaacCCATTAGGAGTAGAATAATCGAACATGCAATAAACACAGAAATGCACAATTTCCTTTTCCA ggaaaataagaaatatttatatttgggAACACAATATGGACAGCTTTACGTCGTTAAGATAAAGGACAAAGATCCATTAGATTTTTCAGACTGCTGGATTTTACAAACACATGATCATTATAATGGACACAtctctaatattttattcggttataataaagaaatattgttaaCATGTGGTCAagatggaaatatattttcttttaaaatcaATGATGATACACCATATGAGGAATATGAAGTACCAAAGTTAGAgtattctctttttata cCTGAAAGTGTCGAAGATATTGAAGATGCTGATTATCCAAATTTGGAAGAAGTAATTACTAAAATAGAACAAGATAGAATTTTTTCAGTTgcagagaagaaaaagaaaaatgtacttGAAATCATACATGATTTAACAGAAgaatatgttaaaattattacaag GAATAAACATCTTCTGCATTCACAACGAATATCACAGTTTGAGCTGGATCCTAGAATAGTAGAAGACTTAGAACATCAACTGAATACACATAAAGCCTTAACAGAACGAAAGCTACAATTTGAGGtagaaaagaggaaattaGAATTACAAAAGCTTATGGACCATTTTGTTACATCTATTACTTACTTACCTTTTGCAGTGCACGGTATATT aGATGAAAGTAGAGCAGTATATTCTTTGAGAGAATTACACCTAGATACTGACAGcattttaaaatgtatgaaattgcTGACGGACAAAGATGAGCAACAAAAAGCAG aaatgGAATTGCAGCTAAAGttggataataatttattctggGAAAAAACAACTTT aataatgCAAGAACAGGTTAAGGAAGACAGACAGAAATCAGAAGAACaagaaatacaatatttgGAAGGACTCTTAGCTGAAGATTTTAGCGATTTATCATCTGGATTAGGGTTACAAATTAATCGAATGTTGTTAAAGTACAAGGAAAAGAAAGCCAGATTGATTGAACGACAGAAAGAA tGGCAGAAACTACATGCAAAAAAGCCAAATTTAGTTAAAAGTCGTTTGGAAGATGCAGTTTTCCTTGAAAAGGCGAAACAATCCATTGGTgaatacaatttgaaaatgaatgtAGACTTTAgtttaatgaagaaaaaagaaactgccgccataaaatataaacaactTATAGATTGTAGAGATaag ctTCATCATTTGCGAGAGAACTTTAAtgcaaaattgaaaacgattgcattgaaaaaagaaaagatgcagaaagaagttattaaattaacagaagttcttaaaaaaattcacacagaaattccattaaaaaatataaaacctTTACCACATCCACCGAAACTGTATTTTGATATTGAATTTCCTGAACATAATCTTGAG CTTCAGAAATATGTATCTATGTCGGAAAAGGTGCAACAAGTAAAACGCCAAAGGCAATCATTAATTATAGATCAATTAATAGATCATTCTGATTTAGAATATGAAGTATTATATTGTGATGATAAAGCTATCTTTCACAAAGGACAAGAAAGTCtctatattcttatttctgcttcacaaatgaaaataaaggatCATTCATCCGTAGCTGGTGATTTAATTCGAAATCTTAATATAAATGACTCTGTTCAAACTACCTGGGAACGTGAAATGAAACGTTCTCGAATGTGgcgaaaaatatatgaacaagattgtattttacgatatattagTGCCGAATACAAACAATTGGAAAAAGATTTAGATGAACTAGAAGAATATCGATTAGACGTAATATATcaaagtacatatataaatcTGAATTTGTTAACTCTATATGAAGAATTTATGATCCTACGGGAATCTGAAACAATGGAACATGCACTTGAAGAGAAAGTTATTGATAAATCAAATGAACGTGTTACAATGATGTTAAAG ATGCAAgctacaaatattaatattgctgcgcgagaagaagaaataaaaaaattgcatataaaaattaaagatactGCTACTGACTTTACGAAAGCTATTgctgataataaatttcaaaatttccttcaaaaaatattcaagagaaaatatacagcactaaaaaaacaaaatg gTTCTTTAGATTCGATTACACAATCATCAGAAACTAGTTCTGAAGAAACAGATGAAACAATAGATTCTGAAGCTGAGTACATTCCATTTGATGAAAGTATCTGCCCAGCGGGCTGTGATACACTATTATATGACATGGCATTTTCTATGAGAGAaaaacgatatacatatgaatTGCAAATCAGAGaagaacaaagagaaatagaattattgcAGAAAGAATTAGATActgatataaaacatttaagaattattgaaagtactttaaaatacaatgaaGAAGAACTGCAAAATTTTGtg ctGGATAagcaaaaaaaattaaatgaaattaatgtaaCAGTCATATTAAAACTTCATCAATTACAGCACATATTAGACTCTGGATGCACTGCAAGCATTCAAAATTGtatagtttttaataaaaaagaattagcGAATTTATATGCCAGAGTTGGAGAATTGCAAGATGAAACATACAACTTAGAAGAAACACGCAAgtatactaaaaaatataatagtttctaa
- the LOC122576971 gene encoding cilia- and flagella-associated protein 44 isoform X2, with protein sequence MADGGKFESANGEDLGQNIELNWETEYESVEQKEENFNINQEEEKEEYSLIARKPDDGTIPENILEFFHSYGYNCRKYFNLCVVDTNTIAFAAGNLIQFFNVKENKMWFKIGSVGTGIGHISKNPIFEHIAVGANGENPLINIFNWPIMKSIIVLKGGTTKRYFHLSYSPDGLLLASQGGEPDYYISLWNWKESNIILQCKSYVQDVYNVTFSKYIPGQLTSSGIGHIKFWKMSKTFTGLKLKGEIGKFGNTEISDIIAIHPMPNETIVSGCEWGNILLWDESLIKLEARRKSKEPAHVGYISQFELLSGEIISVGSDGWIRFWFYETIDHADLSDDEQFLEIQPIYEFQIAEGIENAMLMSIQKQEPDNPEKTMWYAQDGNGGLWLLDLCTSKKEHVQQKLFTCHAGPIVDMDTADWGPFVATLDKNGNLHIYNYIEKKLNLIYKFYDTSSQVIWLPCKIEKTGSTLVCAFENGIIRMITVTIQTTNTGNVKMDNTKLIQVLKPHSMPITVMSLNTSCSLLVTGSDDATIFLFNIHTTNNYPTIAPIGYVKLPSPATCMTWNPQEEATLLIGCLRGDCMEVKLPMIPQSYTTTSYELVKCRPASFKFESVKSAIERQTIKEKYEAEKEERLKERRKEMERLIAENPHIIIDEDTFLTELDDKEMILPEIYIPEIPNKVLIAQYGIDGNIWLFMAGFDAGYVYEYPRPLSLKLKHNKPIRSRIIEHAINTEMHNFLFQENKKYLYLGTQYGQLYVVKIKDKDPLDFSDCWILQTHDHYNGHISNILFGYNKEILLTCGQDGNIFSFKINDDTPYEEYEVPKLEYSLFIPESVEDIEDADYPNLEEVITKIEQDRIFSVAEKKKKNVLEIIHDLTEEYVKIITRNKHLLHSQRISQFELDPRIVEDLEHQLNTHKALTERKLQFEVEKRKLELQKLMDHFVTSITYLPFAVHGILDESRAVYSLRELHLDTDSILKCMKLLTDKDEQQKAGRIMQEQVKEDRQKSEEQEIQYLEGLLAEDFSDLSSGLGLQINRMLLKYKEKKARLIERQKEWQKLHAKKPNLVKSRLEDAVFLEKAKQSIGEYNLKMNVDFSLMKKKETAAIKYKQLIDCRDKLHHLRENFNAKLKTIALKKEKMQKEVIKLTEVLKKIHTEIPLKNIKPLPHPPKLYFDIEFPEHNLELQKYVSMSEKVQQVKRQRQSLIIDQLIDHSDLEYEVLYCDDKAIFHKGQESLYILISASQMKIKDHSSVAGDLIRNLNINDSVQTTWEREMKRSRMWRKIYEQDCILRYISAEYKQLEKDLDELEEYRLDVIYQSTYINLNLLTLYEEFMILRESETMEHALEEKVIDKSNERVTMMLKMQATNINIAAREEEIKKLHIKIKDTATDFTKAIADNKFQNFLQKIFKRKYTALKKQNGSLDSITQSSETSSEETDETIDSEAEYIPFDESICPAGCDTLLYDMAFSMREKRYTYELQIREEQREIELLQKELDTDIKHLRIIESTLKYNEEELQNFVLDKQKKLNEINVTVILKLHQLQHILDSGCTASIQNCIVFNKKELANLYARVGELQDETYNLEETRKYTKKYNSF encoded by the exons atggcCGACGGTGGCAAATTTGAATCCGCAAATGGTGAAGATCTAGGACAAAACATAGAATTAAATTGGGAAACTGAGTATGAAAGCGTTgagcaaaaagaagaaaattttaacataaatcaagaggaggaaaaagaggaatattCACTTATAGCTCGAAAACCCGATGATGGAACTATacctgaaaatattttagaattttt TCATTCTTATGGATATAACTGtcgaaagtatttcaatcTTTGTGTAGTCGATACAAATACTATTGCTTTCGCTGCTGGCAATTTAATTCAGTTTTtcaatgtaaaagaaaataaaatgtggtTTAAAATAGGTTCTGTGGGTACTGGCATTGGGCACATATcg aaaaatccTATTTTTGAACACATTGCTGTTGGGGCAAATGGAGAAAACcctctaataaatatttttaactggCCAATTATGAAAtctataattgttttaaaaggTGGAACAACTAaacgttattttcatttatcataCAG tCCAGATGGATTATTATTGGCATCGCAAGGTGGTGAAcctgattattatatttctctttggAATTGGAAAGAATCAAACATTATTTTGCAATGTAAATCTTATGTTCAAGATGTATATAATGTCACTTTCTCTAAATATATTCCTGGCCAGTTAACGTCTAGTGGAATAGgacatattaaattttggaaaatgtcTAAAACTTTTACTGGATTAAAACTTAAAGGTGAAATTGGTAAATTTGGGAATACAGAAATCTCTGATATTATAGCAATTCATCCCATGCCAAATGAGACT attGTCTCTGGTTGTGAGTGGGGTAACATACTCTTATGGGATGAAAGTTTAATCAAATTGGAAGCACGTAGAAAAAGTAAAGAGCCAGCACATGTTGGCTATATCTCACAATTTGAGTTGCTTAGTGGAGAAATTATATCAGTTG GATCTGATGGATGGATACGATTTTGGTTCTATGAGACCATAGACCATGCTGATCTTTCTGATGATGAacaatttcttgaaattcaaCCAATTTACGAATTTCAAATTGCAGAGGGAATAGAAAATGCAATGCTTATGAGTATCCAAAAGCAGGAGCCAGATAATCCTGAAAAAACCATGTGGTATGCTCAG gatGGAAATGGGGGACTGTGGCTACTTGACCTTTGCACTAGTAAAAAAGAACATGTTCAACAAAAACTTTTTACATGTCATGCTGGTCCTATTGTCGATATGGATACAGCAGATTGGGGACCCTTTGTAGCAACGCttgataaaaatggaaatttgcatatttataactacatagaaaaaaaattaaatctgatttataaattttatgacaCTAGTAGTCAAGTAATTTGGCTTCCATGTAag ATTGAAAAAACAGGTTCAACACTCGTATGTGCTTTTGAAAATGGTATTATTAGGATGATCACAGTAACAATACAAACAACGAATACCggaaatgtaaaaatggaTAATACAAAACTAATTCAAGTTTTAAAACCACATTCGATGCCAATTACTGTAATGTCTTTAAATACATCTTGTAG ctTATTAGTAACGGGTAGCGATGATGccactatttttctatttaatattcatactaCCAATAATTATCCTACAATTGCACCTATTGGCTATGTGAAACTTCCATCACCTGCTACTTGCATGACATGGAATCCTCAAGAA GAAGCAACTCTATTAATTGGATGCTTACGAGGAGATTGTATGGAAGTAAAATTGCCTATGATACCTCAGTCATACACAACAACTTCTTATGAATTAGTTAAATGTAGACCTGcatcatttaaatttgaatcaGTAAAGTCTGCGATAGAAAGACaaactataaaagaaaaatatgaagcagagaaagaagaaagactcaaagaaagaagaaaagaaatggaacgatTAATTGCTGAAAATCCTCACATTATAATTGATGAAGATACATTTCTTA cGGAGCTTGATGATAAAGAAATGATTCTCCcagaaatttatattccagaaattccaaataaagttttaatagCACAATATGGCATTGATGGTAACATATGGTTATTTATGGCTGGGTTTGATGCAGGATATGTTTACGAATATCCACGTCCATTATctctaaaattaaaacataataaacCCATTAGGAGTAGAATAATCGAACATGCAATAAACACAGAAATGCACAATTTCCTTTTCCA ggaaaataagaaatatttatatttgggAACACAATATGGACAGCTTTACGTCGTTAAGATAAAGGACAAAGATCCATTAGATTTTTCAGACTGCTGGATTTTACAAACACATGATCATTATAATGGACACAtctctaatattttattcggttataataaagaaatattgttaaCATGTGGTCAagatggaaatatattttcttttaaaatcaATGATGATACACCATATGAGGAATATGAAGTACCAAAGTTAGAgtattctctttttata cCTGAAAGTGTCGAAGATATTGAAGATGCTGATTATCCAAATTTGGAAGAAGTAATTACTAAAATAGAACAAGATAGAATTTTTTCAGTTgcagagaagaaaaagaaaaatgtacttGAAATCATACATGATTTAACAGAAgaatatgttaaaattattacaag GAATAAACATCTTCTGCATTCACAACGAATATCACAGTTTGAGCTGGATCCTAGAATAGTAGAAGACTTAGAACATCAACTGAATACACATAAAGCCTTAACAGAACGAAAGCTACAATTTGAGGtagaaaagaggaaattaGAATTACAAAAGCTTATGGACCATTTTGTTACATCTATTACTTACTTACCTTTTGCAGTGCACGGTATATT aGATGAAAGTAGAGCAGTATATTCTTTGAGAGAATTACACCTAGATACTGACAGcattttaaaatgtatgaaattgcTGACGGACAAAGATGAGCAACAAAAAGCAGGcag aataatgCAAGAACAGGTTAAGGAAGACAGACAGAAATCAGAAGAACaagaaatacaatatttgGAAGGACTCTTAGCTGAAGATTTTAGCGATTTATCATCTGGATTAGGGTTACAAATTAATCGAATGTTGTTAAAGTACAAGGAAAAGAAAGCCAGATTGATTGAACGACAGAAAGAA tGGCAGAAACTACATGCAAAAAAGCCAAATTTAGTTAAAAGTCGTTTGGAAGATGCAGTTTTCCTTGAAAAGGCGAAACAATCCATTGGTgaatacaatttgaaaatgaatgtAGACTTTAgtttaatgaagaaaaaagaaactgccgccataaaatataaacaactTATAGATTGTAGAGATaag ctTCATCATTTGCGAGAGAACTTTAAtgcaaaattgaaaacgattgcattgaaaaaagaaaagatgcagaaagaagttattaaattaacagaagttcttaaaaaaattcacacagaaattccattaaaaaatataaaacctTTACCACATCCACCGAAACTGTATTTTGATATTGAATTTCCTGAACATAATCTTGAG CTTCAGAAATATGTATCTATGTCGGAAAAGGTGCAACAAGTAAAACGCCAAAGGCAATCATTAATTATAGATCAATTAATAGATCATTCTGATTTAGAATATGAAGTATTATATTGTGATGATAAAGCTATCTTTCACAAAGGACAAGAAAGTCtctatattcttatttctgcttcacaaatgaaaataaaggatCATTCATCCGTAGCTGGTGATTTAATTCGAAATCTTAATATAAATGACTCTGTTCAAACTACCTGGGAACGTGAAATGAAACGTTCTCGAATGTGgcgaaaaatatatgaacaagattgtattttacgatatattagTGCCGAATACAAACAATTGGAAAAAGATTTAGATGAACTAGAAGAATATCGATTAGACGTAATATATcaaagtacatatataaatcTGAATTTGTTAACTCTATATGAAGAATTTATGATCCTACGGGAATCTGAAACAATGGAACATGCACTTGAAGAGAAAGTTATTGATAAATCAAATGAACGTGTTACAATGATGTTAAAG ATGCAAgctacaaatattaatattgctgcgcgagaagaagaaataaaaaaattgcatataaaaattaaagatactGCTACTGACTTTACGAAAGCTATTgctgataataaatttcaaaatttccttcaaaaaatattcaagagaaaatatacagcactaaaaaaacaaaatg gTTCTTTAGATTCGATTACACAATCATCAGAAACTAGTTCTGAAGAAACAGATGAAACAATAGATTCTGAAGCTGAGTACATTCCATTTGATGAAAGTATCTGCCCAGCGGGCTGTGATACACTATTATATGACATGGCATTTTCTATGAGAGAaaaacgatatacatatgaatTGCAAATCAGAGaagaacaaagagaaatagaattattgcAGAAAGAATTAGATActgatataaaacatttaagaattattgaaagtactttaaaatacaatgaaGAAGAACTGCAAAATTTTGtg ctGGATAagcaaaaaaaattaaatgaaattaatgtaaCAGTCATATTAAAACTTCATCAATTACAGCACATATTAGACTCTGGATGCACTGCAAGCATTCAAAATTGtatagtttttaataaaaaagaattagcGAATTTATATGCCAGAGTTGGAGAATTGCAAGATGAAACATACAACTTAGAAGAAACACGCAAgtatactaaaaaatataatagtttctaa